A section of the candidate division KSB1 bacterium genome encodes:
- a CDS encoding PorV/PorQ family protein, with amino-acid sequence MRRVNVLWVVLALAACGTAEGQFVENVSKVGTTSACFLDIEVGARALAMGGAFVATANDASALYWNPAGLARLSRNEVHLGHTEWLADMNYDFAGIALPLGAFGTLGASFCALGMDEMEVRTVFYPEGTGERFGASDAALGVSYARALTDRFSIGFTGKYIQQKIWHMSASSFAIDVGTLFVTQLKGMRIGASISNFGGKMRLEGKDTQVNHDIDPSKYGNNDKIIAHLATDKWSLPLIFRAGVAMELLNTAHNRLTVAIDAVHPNNNTEYLNVGTEYAFNENVFLRAGYKSLFLRDGEEGLSLGGGLAYELLGRVRLKLDYAYLDFGVLDNVQRFSIGLEF; translated from the coding sequence ATGCGACGGGTAAACGTTCTTTGGGTAGTGCTCGCGCTGGCAGCGTGCGGCACTGCTGAAGGCCAGTTTGTGGAAAACGTTTCCAAAGTCGGCACGACCAGTGCCTGCTTCTTGGACATAGAGGTGGGAGCGCGAGCGCTGGCCATGGGCGGGGCGTTTGTGGCCACGGCCAACGATGCCAGTGCCCTCTACTGGAACCCCGCGGGCCTGGCGCGCCTGTCGCGCAACGAGGTGCACTTAGGCCACACGGAATGGCTGGCAGACATGAACTATGACTTTGCCGGCATTGCCTTGCCCTTGGGCGCCTTCGGCACTCTGGGCGCGAGCTTCTGCGCCTTAGGCATGGACGAGATGGAAGTACGAACCGTGTTCTACCCTGAAGGCACTGGCGAGCGCTTTGGCGCGAGTGACGCGGCATTGGGGGTGTCCTACGCACGAGCGCTCACCGACCGCTTTTCCATCGGCTTTACCGGCAAATACATCCAGCAAAAGATATGGCACATGAGCGCCTCCAGCTTTGCCATCGACGTGGGCACGCTGTTCGTCACGCAGCTGAAAGGGATGCGCATCGGTGCCAGCATCTCCAACTTTGGCGGCAAAATGCGCCTGGAAGGGAAGGACACGCAGGTGAACCACGACATCGATCCGTCCAAATATGGCAACAACGACAAGATCATCGCCCATTTGGCTACCGACAAGTGGTCGTTGCCGCTGATCTTCCGGGCGGGGGTGGCCATGGAGCTCCTCAACACCGCCCACAATCGCCTGACCGTGGCCATCGATGCGGTTCACCCCAACAACAACACCGAGTACTTGAATGTGGGCACCGAGTATGCGTTCAATGAGAACGTCTTCTTGCGGGCCGGTTACAAGTCCCTCTTCCTGCGGGATGGCGAGGAAGGGCTGTCCCTGGGGGGTGGTCTTGCTTATGAGCTGCTGGGGCGCGTGCGCCTGAAGTTGGACTATGCCTATTTGGACTTTGGTGTTCTGGACAACGTGCAGCGGTTCAGCATAGGCCTGGAATTTTAG